GGCCGATGGCAGCGCGCTGGACTACGACAGCCTGCTGCTGGCCACCGGCGCTACCCACGCCTACTTCGGCAATGACCAGTGGGCCGATGATGCCCCCGGCCTGAAGACGCTGGACGATGCCATCGCACTGCGCCGCAAGCTGCTGCTTGCCTTTGAGCGCGCCGAGGCCGAGCCGGACCCAGCGAAGAAGGCGGCGTGGCTGAGTTTCGCCGTCGTCGGGGGTGGTCCCACCGGCGTCGAACTGGCCGGCACGCTGGCCGAGATCGCGCGCCACACGCTACGCAACGAGTTCCGCCACATCGACCCGGCCAGCGCCAAGGTGCGGCTGGTCGAGGCTGGGCCGCGCGTGCTGTCCTCGTTCCCGGAAGTGCTTTCGCTGAAGGCGCGCCGGCAGCTTGAAAAGCTGGGCGTGGAAGTGCTGACCGGTACCCCGGTGAGCGACATCGACAGCCAGGGCTTCAAGCTCGGTGACCAGTTCGTGGCGGCACGCACCGTGGTCTGGGCCGCCGGCGTGGCTGCTTCGCCGCTGGCGCGCACGCTGGACGTGTCGCTGGACCGCGCCGGACGCGTGCAGGTGCAACCGGACCTGACCCTGCCCGACCACCCGGAGCTGTTCGTGGCCGGCGACCTGGCCGCACTGAGCCAGGCCGATGGCAAGCCGGTGCCCGGCGTGGCACCCGCCGCCAAGCAGATGGGCAAGTACGTGGCCGAGGTGATCCGCGCACGCCTGCACGGCAAGCCCGAGCCCGGCCCGTTCAAGTACGCCGACTACGGCAACCTGGCCACCATCGGCCGCATGGCCGCGATCGTGCACCTGGGCCGGCTGCAGCTCTCCGGCGTGCTGGCCTGGTGGTTCTGGCTGGCCGCGCACGTGTTCTTCCTGATCGGCTTCCGCAACCGCATCGTGGTGCTGCTGAACTGGGCGGTCGCGTACTGGAGCTACCAGCGCAGTGCGCGCATCATCTTCGGTGATGACCGCGACGACCGGCGGCCGAAGCGGTAGAGCCGAAGACGGACACGGTTCTCTGCCTGGGAGTAGATCCACGCCATGCGTGGATGAATGTCTGTGCAGGACGCATCGAGCTCAGCCACGCATGGCGTGGCTCTACTGCCTCATCGGGCCACCGGGCACCCGCCGTTTCGACCATGTCCGGCAGAAGTCCTCCTTCCTCGCGGTATCGGCAATCTGCGCGGTACTCCAATGCCGGGTGATCCAGATCGTCAGTGCGGTACTGCTGAGATGCCAGCGCAGCATGCCGCGCTGCGGTTGCCGCCACAGGTGGCGTCGGGCAATCCAGAAGGCCTCCCGCTCCACTTCAGGCACCTTCTTCTTCATTCCGTCCTTGTCGAAGAACTGGGCGGTGAAGTGCCATGGATTCATCGGCTGGTATCCCGCCCGTGGTTCACCGCTGCATGCGGCCACACCACTGGGCGTGCGGTCGGCCGGCTTCGGTCGACCGTCCACCAATGCCAGCCCGAGCAGATACAGCAGGCCAGGCAGCAGCGCGATACCGGTGACCAGTACGACGACGGAGATCCATGCCTTGCCGGCAGCGCGCATCGCGCTCACTTCGCCTTCGGTTTCGGGTACCACAGCGCGTTGACGATGACCCAGCGCTGGTCGAAGCGCCCCATGTGGAAGTAGTCGACGAACCACGGGGTTTCCAGCCGCACCGAGGCCGCGT
The sequence above is a segment of the Stenotrophomonas maltophilia genome. Coding sequences within it:
- a CDS encoding NAD(P)/FAD-dependent oxidoreductase, yielding MSRERVPHLVVVGGGFAGLWATRALARERIRITLVDRRNHHLFQPLLYQVATAGLSAPDIAAPLRHILGHQRNVEVRLGEVVAIDKQARQIRMADGSALDYDSLLLATGATHAYFGNDQWADDAPGLKTLDDAIALRRKLLLAFERAEAEPDPAKKAAWLSFAVVGGGPTGVELAGTLAEIARHTLRNEFRHIDPASAKVRLVEAGPRVLSSFPEVLSLKARRQLEKLGVEVLTGTPVSDIDSQGFKLGDQFVAARTVVWAAGVAASPLARTLDVSLDRAGRVQVQPDLTLPDHPELFVAGDLAALSQADGKPVPGVAPAAKQMGKYVAEVIRARLHGKPEPGPFKYADYGNLATIGRMAAIVHLGRLQLSGVLAWWFWLAAHVFFLIGFRNRIVVLLNWAVAYWSYQRSARIIFGDDRDDRRPKR